One region of Carya illinoinensis cultivar Pawnee chromosome 8, C.illinoinensisPawnee_v1, whole genome shotgun sequence genomic DNA includes:
- the LOC122318937 gene encoding G-type lectin S-receptor-like serine/threonine-protein kinase SD2-5 yields the protein METWGFFRFIGLLWLSVLLFSAKCLASIQSVGKIQPGFQASQMRYIDNNGLFLLSAKKEFAFGFVTTPDVTLFLLAIIHMRSLKIVWSANRGSPVTNSDDFVFNEKGNVLLQKGNGVVWSVETGGKVVTAMELQDSGNLVLLGNQSTLIWQSFSHPTDTLLSNQDFSEGLKLVSDPSSSNLTCILEIKSGDMILSAAFQTPQPYWSMGKDSRKTINKDGGVVTVASLSANSWRFYDKNKVLLWQFIFSDDTDTNATWIAVLGNDGFISFYNLQDGQSSVASPTKIPSNLCSNPEPCGAYYICFSGKTCRCPSVLASSSNCNSGIVSPCGRSRVSTELVNAGDGLNYFALGFLPPSSKSDLNGCKASCAGNCSCLALFFQNSTGDCYLFDRIGSFQHSDKGSDFVSLIKVLSDGGSDSNTGKDGSSQKRFPYVVIIAIATILVMVGLLYVGFRFYRKNKRIPESPRETSEEDNFLETLSGMPIRFSYRDLQTATNNFSVKLGQGGFGSVYQGALPDGTQLAVKKLEGIGQGKKEFRAEVSIIGSIHHHHLVRIKGFCAEGTHRLLAYEYMANGSLDKWIFRKNRDEFLLDWDTRFNIALGTAKGLAYLHEDCDNKIVHCDIKPENVLLDDKYLAKVSDFGLAKLMTREQSHVFTTLRGTRGYLAPEWITNYAISEKSDVYSYGMVLLEIIGGRKNFDPAETSEKSHFPSYAFKMLEEGKLRDILDSQLIIDENDERVFTAIKVALWCVQEDMNLRPSMTKVVQMLEGLCAVRQPPTSSPLGSRLYSNFFRSISEEGTSSGPSDCNSDAYLSAVRLSGPR from the coding sequence ATGGAAACTTGGGGCTTCTTTCGTTTCATAGGCCTTTTGTGGTTGTCTGTTCTCCTTTTTTCTGCAAAATGTTTGGCTAGCATTCAAAGTGTAGGAAAAATTCAGCCCGGCTTTCAAGCGTCTCAGATGAGATATATTGACAATAATGGGTTATTTCTCTTATCCGCCAAGAAGGAATTTGCTTTTGGCTTTGTCACTACCCCAGATGTGACATTGTTCCTGCTAGCAATCATTCACATGAGGAGTTTGAAAATAGTCTGGTCCGCAAATAGAGGTTCCCCAGTTACAAATTCTGATGATTTTGTGTTCAATGAAAAGGGTAATGTATTGTTGCAGAAAGGAAACGGTGTGGTTTGGTCAGTAGAAACTGGTGGCAAAGTAGTTACAGCAATGGAATTGCAAGACTCGGGGAATTTGGTATTGCTCGGGAATCAAAGTACATTAATCTGGCAGAGTTTTAGTCATCCCACGGATACCCTGTTATCGAACCAAGATTTTTCTGAAGGACTGAAACTTGTAAGCGATCCTAGCTCCAGTAACTTGACTTGTATTCTGGAGATCAAGTCAGGGGACATGATACTTTCTGCGGCTTTTCAAACCCCACAACCATATTGGTCTATGGGGAAGGACAGCAGAAAGACCATCAATAAAGACGGTGGTGTGGTCACCGTAGCATCTCTCAGTGCAAATTCATGGAGGTTCTATGATAAAAACAAGGTCTTACTGTGGCAGTTTATTTTTTCGGACGACACTGACACCAATGCCACTTGGATTGCAGTCTTAGGAAATGATGGCTTCATCTCTTTTTACAATCTCCAAGATGGACAATCGAGTGTTGCTTCACCAACAAAAATACCAAGCAACCTATGCAGCAACCCGGAACCTTGTGGTGCATACTATATATGTTTCAGCGGCAAAACGTGCCGATGCCCTTCGGTTCTTGCCTCTTCTTCAAATTGCAACAGCGGGATTGTCTCTCCATGTGGTCGCTCGAGGGTTTCTACAGAGCTCGTAAATGCTGGGGATGGGCTTAACTACTTTGCACTTGGGTTCCTTCCGCCCTCTTCTAAATCTGATTTGAACGGTTGCAAAGCGTCCTGTGCTGGTAACTGCTCATGCCTTGCTTTGTTCTTCCAGAACAGCACGGGAGATTGCTATCTGTTTGACCGGATAGGTAGCTTCCAACACTCTGATAAGGGCTCTGACTTCGTCTCATTGATTAAGGTCTTGAGTGATGGAGGGAGTGATTCAAATACTGGAAAAGATGGAAGCAGCCAAAAGCGCTTTCCATATGTTGTAATTATAGCTATTGCAACAATACTCGTCATGGTTGGCCTGCTTTATGTAGGATTTCGATTctacaggaaaaataaaagaatcccTGAATCTCCTCGCGAGACCTCTGAGGAGGATAATTTCTTGGAGACCTTATCTGGGATGCCAATTCGTTTTAGTTACAGAGATCTTCAAACTGCAACTAATAACTTCTCAGTGAAGCTTGGGCAAGGAGGTTTTGGCTCTGTCTACCAAGGGGCTCTCCCTGACGGAACTCAACTGGCTGTGAAGAAGTTAGAAGGCATTGGACAAGGGAAGAAGGAGTTCCGAGCAGAAGTTAGCATCATTGGCAGCATCCATCATCACCACTTGGTCAGGATTAAGGGGTTCTGTGCTGAAGGAACTCATCGGCTTCTTGCTTATGAGTACATGGCAAATGGGTCTTTAGATAAATGGATATTCAGGAAAAACAGGGATGAGTTCCTGTTGGATTGGGACACCAGATTCAATATTGCGTTGGGAACAGCAAAAGGACTAGCTTACCTCCATGAAGATTGCGACAACAAGATTGTACACTGCGATATAAAACCTGAAAATGTGCTTCTTGACGATAAATACCTCGCCAAAGTCTCAGATTTTGGTTTAGCTAAGCTAATGACTCGAGAACAAAGCCACGTTTTCACAACCTTAAGGGGCACCAGGGGGTACCTTGCACCGGAGTGGATAACAAACTATGCTATATCAGAGAAGAGTGACGTGTATAGCTATGGGATGGTATTGTTGGAGATCATTGGTGGAAGAAAAAACTTCGATCCAGCAGAAACTTCGGAGAAATCTCATTTCCCATCCTATGCTTTTAAGATGCTGGAAGAAGGGAAACTGAGAGACATCCTCGATTCACAGCTGATAATTGATGAAAACGATGAGAGAGTGTTTACTGCCATTAAGGTTGCATTGTGGTGCGTACAGGAAGACATGAATCTAAGGCCATCAATGACCAAAGTCGTTCAAATGCTTGAAGGTCTCTGTGCTGTTCGTCAGCCTCCAACTTCCTCTCCACTGGGTTCTCGCCTATATTCAAATTTCTTCAGATCAATCAGCGAGGAAGGCACTTCCTCAGGACCATCTGACTGCAACAGCGATGCCTACCTTTCAGCTGTGCGGCTTTCTGGCCCAAGATAA